Proteins encoded together in one Telopea speciosissima isolate NSW1024214 ecotype Mountain lineage chromosome 6, Tspe_v1, whole genome shotgun sequence window:
- the LOC122665525 gene encoding probable protein phosphatase 2C 75 has product MRTGVKYLTLIVISEPELTITESTSEDECLILVSDGLWDVFSNDLACEVARKCLHEEGSSSTVARILNVETLDEDTGTKQVNQSRCPLVVALLTCLALGQKSSNNISVIVIDLKIGSDERNWRDSLPSSNFEEEKQKDVKVL; this is encoded by the coding sequence ATGAGGACGGGTGTAAAGTACCTAACACTGATAGTAATCTCAGAACCAGAGTTAACAATCACAGAAAGTACCTCTGAAGATGAGTGTTTGATTCTTGTAAGTGATGGCTTGTGGGATGTCTTCTCAAATGATTTGGCTTGTGAAGTGGCTCGCAAGTGCCTCCACGAGGAAGGTTCCTCCTCTACTGTGGCCAGAATCCTCAATGTGGAAACTCTGGATGAAGATACTGGGACAAAACAAGTGAACCAATCGAGATGCCCTCTTGTAGTTGCATTACTCACTTGCCTTGCGCTGGGACAAAAGAGCTCAAATAACATTAGTGTCATTGTCATTGATTTAAAAATAGGTTCGGATGaaaggaattggagagattCACTACCCAGTTCCAACTTTGAGGAGGAGAAACAGAAAGATGTAAAGGTTTTATAA